The Corythoichthys intestinalis isolate RoL2023-P3 chromosome 19, ASM3026506v1, whole genome shotgun sequence nucleotide sequence AGCGCCTATTCGAGTGAAGGCAGCGGTGGTTTGGCTTTTCCTTTTAGATTGTGAGATGTCTActagaacgtttttttttttaccttcaaaCTATCCCGGTTGGCTTCAGGTAGCAAGAGTACTAGCAGGTTCAAAGCCTGCAACTGTTGCTTCTTGGTGGGCAGCTCTGAAAACATTCACAGAGTACAGTGgtacgaaaaagtatctgacccttttggaatttctcacatttctgcataacatcaccatcaaatgtgatctgatctttgtcaaaatcacacagatgaaaaaactgtctgctttaactaaaaccacccaaccaTTTATaggtcttcatattttaatgaggatagtatgcaaacaatggcagaagagggaaaaataagtaagtgaaccatcacatttaatattttgtgggccccctttgacagcaataacttcaaccagacgcctcCTGTAGCAGCAGATAAGTCTGGCAAATCGATCAggattaatcttggcccattcttctctacaaaactgctgttgttccgccagattcctgggatgtccggcatgaatcgctgtctttaggtcatgcaacagcatctcaatggggttcaagtctggactttgacatggccactccatatgtattttgttctcctgaaaccattctgaagttgatttacttctgttttttggatcgttgtcttgttgcagcatccatcctcttttaagcttcaactgtctgaaaaATGGCCTCAGGATTTCCTgagaaacatcctgataaaacgtttgaattcattcttccattgatgattgcaagttgtccaggccctgaggcagcaaaacagccccaaatcatgatgcttcctccaccttgcttcacagtggaggtgaggtgttgatgtagatgagctgttccattttgacgttgtgtgttactcccaaacaattcaatgtTGGTTTCATTGGTCcgtaaaatattttgccaaaacttctgatgcgtgtccaagtgccttttagcGAACATTACACAAGCAACAatggtttttttagacagcagtgtcttcctccgtggagtcctcccatgaacaccatccttggccatagttttacattcatataggtgatgtgtgcacagagatattggactgtgccagtgatttctgtaagtctttagcagacactctagggttcttttttacttctctgggtattctgcgctgaactcttggcgtcatctttggtggacggccactccttgggagagaagcaaaagtgccaaactctctccatttgtagacaacttctctgactgtcgattgatgaacatccagacttttagagatggttttgtatactttcccagctttatacaaatcaacaatccttgatcgcagttcttcagacagctcttttgattgaaccatgatgcacatcagacaatgcttttcatcaagacaattcttaccaggtgtgtgggcagggcagttttaaatcactcatcagtgattgggcacacacttgacttTACAGAGGGTACAcggacttatttttccccttctgtcattgtttacatgctatcctcattaaaatatgaaaacctatacatttttgggttgttttagttaaagcagacacagtttttacatctgtgtgattttgacaaggatcagctcacatttgatagtgattttatgcagaaatgtgagaaattccaaaaggttcagatacattttcataccactgtattgtctCCTTTAGAAAGGAGGGAAAAGTATCATAAATTAAATtctaattaaaatttaaaaaaattttaattgtaaatttaatttttcattgaaaattgaaaatttttcatttttaaattataatattaattataaattaattaaattaaaaaattaaattaaattacaattaaattaaataaaaaaataatcataaaataattcaattaatttatgatatatattttttattattattgctacCATCAATGAATTTGTAAATATAATGTTGATTGaaactaaattaataaaattaataaaaacaaattcatACTGCTTACTGCCCCAAGTTACACTctaaaattgatatttttttctccatggtATTTAACttattgcatgccattgatggcaataggtgTCTAGTTCATTTAAACCTGGGAGACCTGCTGAGAATGTTCATCATTCAgtaaatacaaataataatttGTGCAAGATATGGTTAAAGCCATATTAGGAGCCACATAAACATTGCAAATACCGTCGCGCGCGCTTACTGTTGACGGAAATGAAGGCGTTGAGGTATTCGACAGTCAGCAGCGGGTGCGGGAGCTCCCTGATAAACAGCTTCAGAAGGTTGGCGGCGTCGTGCTGCTTCAGCTGTTGCCACGGAAATGTGCCGTCGTAGAAGCAGGACTCCAACTCCTGGCACAGAGACTGCGAGCAGAACAATCGGGACGGTTGGCATACTCTCGTCAAGTGGAAATGAAATGCAATTCCTACCTTGACTCTCGTGGCAGCGCCGGAAATCCTGAGCAGGCCTTCTGTATCTAATCCTTCCTCTTCGATATGACTGATAAGCTACAAAGGGGAGAACATGCTCTAACATGCAATTGTCATGTGATGAAGGAGATGGCAGGGGATGCTAACCCTCTGCAGGATAAAAGGTACTTTGGTCCCAGCTGCCCTTCTTTGATCCTGATCCAGTAAAGTGACAAGTGGAACTCCGAACAAACCACTTTCTATGTAgaacaaaagaaaagagaaaTCAATATGAATGACTACCATTATTTGAGTGTACCGTATATACTCGCATATAGGTTTCTCCAGCAGATAGTTAGTACCCCTAGTTTGTGATTAAAAGGTCGGTATTTTAGGTCGACTGTTGTTTAAtggctagggctgtcaaacgattaaaatttttaatcgagttaatcacagcttaaaaatcaattgcaattcaaaccagctctaaaatatgccatatttttctgtaaattattgttggaatggaacaatacgacacaagacggatatatacatacaacatactgtacataagtactgtatttgtttattataacaataaatccacaagatggcattaacattattaacattctttctgttaaagggatagaaagacttgtagttcttaaaaagataaatgttaatacaaattatagtaattttgtattaaaactaaagttgcaccgataccgataccagtatcggcaggggcgccgatccagcccgaattggtggtatcggtatcgacgagtaccaacatttagggcgccgataccatctactggcatcatttaaaagcaaatatactgtcctccccacgtgagcgAACTTCCCAAATCATTACctctgtatgtctttgtctcgaaattaACACACGAAAGATACACCTTCGTCTTCAATTTTGCGGATGTAcactacaacgcatatccgcgatgttGTGCTGCTCATTAACATGGTATTCACAAATaattagcatgcgtaagctaacgctTGCTATTgtagcgccgatgggatcagaaaggttaagaccgtgggagactcagcaaactcatggtttcatgatgaacaatgagtggcaaattaacagcgccgtacttcaaactcgtcctgtttataaaAGTCGATTgtaatatgctggtgttgtgcagtaatgagcagaagtgacttctgtggccagaaaacactcaagcggcgcagcgcgcacactagatatcatcaaatagcaatctAGATGTCccatgttagatcccatgccaactctcgcgcgcacacactagatatcatcaaatagcaacctagatgtcccaaagttagatcccatgccattagctgcgtgagcccagagcgacgcgtagtccatagactacattgattaaatagaaaccgccatgactgaatggaagttaagcaggccaaatcaacccataccagtgactaaagataatgctgcaaatactgttaattcagtatacgttacagatggactcggaccacaaataggatgtttaaatatagctgctaagaaagctgcagcaatcaacaatgTGACCCACTTTtcaaacagtaaaaattgttctcagcacttaaatacaaaatttttcttcagatcagtaagaagtaagcacataaatattatgcactaaaatgcttgtttatatgatggcactgttatttttgcttgttagcaaaaaacaaaaacaaaataaaaataaaaaataaaaaaaataataacaataataataacagttgtattttctgtttcagagcattaaatgtattgaattgtatcgaaaatcgtaccgaactgtgacttaactgtaaCGTTGCATCCGTtatacgcacgcacacacacacatatatatatatatatatatatatatatatatatatatatatatatatatatatatatatatatgtttttttttttttgtaaacagagtggtatcggaatggtatcggtatcggccgatactgcacagccaggtatctgtatcggtatcgggcccaaaaaaaggtatcggtgcaacactaattaaaacccctcttaatattttcgttttaataaaatttgtaaaattttcaatcaaaaaataaactagtcgctcgccattgttgacgtcgccgagcggtgacgtcacatgggctccctgccgtttttccacagtgtctttaactaagtAAGAtaatgattgaaatacaccacaaggtgtcattgggcgagttttaaattacagaTCTAGCCAACGAgtggttttgtccctcgactgactacGTAGTTTctgggttcattgtaccttacgttcatttgagtgttggctTCACAGCGtacaagacctctgatagtttttatattgtgactaaatattgccatccagtgtatttgttaagctaaacataatgtttgaatagtttgaccaaagtctgagtaagttttatgtgtattttgcacagctattttaattgggaatgccagttcactttgtattgttgtttaactgtctgagaatagggcctcattaatacagatttttctttttgtgaactttgtttttttgagagataggattattatttttgttgtgttttcactaaatgatacttatgtttgttgtgaaggagttgccgaagcttatgccaataaacggcgcggtccaatgaacgcctgggtCCACTCGCTTTTCtctgctctcaatgtgcaaaaaaattactttccgttaacgcgataaatttgacagcactaataattACCACCACAATATGAAAGATTTTTGGGTGAATTTTGGACCAATTTTCGTTACCAGTATGACTGAAACAAGTAAAACTTTTGGGCAAACATTTCGGTCAAAAAATTGCAACTTATACATGAGTATATACTTACCTTTCGTTTTCAGTTTGACCGCCTTTTGCTGTTTCAGGTCGATGCCAGCCGTGTCGAAAAGAGCCGTCATTTCCACCAGAGCCAGCCTTCGGACCTGTTAGAATGATAGTGAAATGACGATTTGGTTTCGGTTCTAACCATGTCTGATTTTTCTGGGTACCTTTTTCATGTCTGGCGGGGACAAATGGCCAACTCTGGTTTGTCCAGTTTTATCTTTAAGGAGCCTGAAGTTCTGAAAAGGAAAAGGGAGGAGCAGATGGTAACATTCACATAGGTCTCTGGCTGCGACAGTTAACTGAATAATCAATAAGAAATCAATTATCAAATCAATGGATAATCTTaattgtgaattatatatattttttaatgaaaacaacaaaaagctatttttttccccattattaCAGTTTTGATAAAAAGAGCAAaaatgcttgcaattaaaaaaaaataaaacattttttattttttcattcattttttaaataaaaaaaaatataatttataagTTTTTAAACAGTGATTTTATTAAGAATGgaaagaaatatttttaaaaaaccagCAAATATtcactatttttttattattattttactatgtaaaaaatgcttgaaataaataaataaataaatatatacatatatatatatatatatatatatatatatatatacttacgTATATAAAATCCAAAGTTTTTAAATAGTGATTTTAttaagaatgggaaaaaaaagcaaatattcTCTATttcatatattattattattttttttattatttaaaaacatttttgattattatttttgaataatatgacaaaaaatattctaaaccttaataataaataaaaggaaaaactccaaactcctttaattattcaatatttttgaaattttaaaaatgattattataaaaaaaaacaaatattctctattttatgtatttattattttaatatttaaaaatatatttttaataaatatacattatctttatttttaaaaaactaaaagggggggaaaacagaaaatactgtttttcctttattcattaaatatttttgataAAATAAAGTGGAAAACGttccatttttaattaaaaaaatggatttaaaaattcaaaaaaattatttgtgcATCATCAAGTCAACAAAAAATGCTATTTTCAAATGGTGGGTTTGTTTTCGACgaaaacaaaattgaaaaaaaaaaaagaaaaaaaaaaaaaaaaaaatcctctgcAATTCATGCTTCCACCACTGATTGTCACTGCTGAGTTCAAGTATAACCCACTTGTAACAAAGTCTGAATGATATTATCAGTGTCAGCTCGACTATACAACCTCACTAAAAGCACTTGTCTCACCGGTAACTTATCATCTGGCGAGTTGGGGGTTGTTTGGGCAGTGAGGCGAGGTTTCTCGTCCCTGTAAGTGAGCGCCTGCTCCGAAAAGGCCACGTCCACGTTCATAACAGTCTCCGGTTCTGTCAACCATAAGAACAAGGGCATTTTAGAACCGTGACTTTTAAAAATCATGTTTACCAGCATGTCTCTAAAGTGCagctacatttaaaatgttttactaACAAGTTTGAGTGGCTCGGAAAGCTTTTGAATTTTCCCCCCGTTAAAAGCCATTACATCAAGGCTGCGTGAGGTGTATGTACGTGTGGAACATTTTATTGTGTAGCTGAGTAATGATGGTAATGCATTAGTGCGTCGTTACCGGCTGAGCTGGCGTCGCTTGGCGAGCTCTCACTTAATTCTTGGACCTCACATGGCTCTTTGTTCTGTGAAATGACAACATTTGGATTaacattttcagttttttatcatCCTAGATTACTTTGGAGAAGTTACACAAATTGCTAACTCAGCCGTCTGAGGAGGTGACTTATGTAGGATAAAGGTTTTTAGAAGTGGTACACCTCAAAATAGTAATGATAAATTATTTTCTGGAGATAAGAACTACTAAATTTTATCAGGTCTCTAATTTATATTCACATCTTAATACCTTTTAATGCTGGAACAGGTTGAATGTGAGCCAAATGTGAGCATTCACTAAAGAAATGGTATTACTATCTGACTGAATGCACTCACGATGGTAAATGGTAAGTGGAGAGTATTTAGATAGCAtatttatctacattgttacaatgtccaaagcgctttacattgcaCACAttaacacacattcacacaccaatggtacTGCTGCCATGCAATGTGCTGCCTGCCCAAAAGGGGCAAATTGGGGTTTCAGTGCTTTGCCCaaaggcacttcgacagtgggcagtcatagcTGGGAATCGAACCGATGACCCTTCGGTCCCAGAACAACTCAAGCTACCAACTGCACCACGGCTGGTCATAacgatcaaaatggattggacgactaGCACCGTCCATGGCAGCCTATAAGTGCCCTCTAGCgactaaaataataatattagttTCCCCCCCCTCATTTTGGTGTGGGAGTGTTAAaggttttttgcagttttgccaATTGTGGgggtattttttgcttttatttatttattgactttttttgtgttggtttttttgttgttgctgttttggcatttttttgtgcaGTTTTTTTGCACTTTGACGGGGGTTTTTTTGCAATTATTTTGTGCaggtttttttgtcttttagtgCAGTATTTTTCCAGTtttccatgtattttttttctgtattccTAGCTTTTTAGTGGTTTGCaatgattttaaggcatttcattaATTGATGGATGGAGGCAGACAGACAAAAAGCTAGCGGGCTAATGTGGCTATTTGCCACGTGAAGTGATCATCGGAAAATATATTTAGTGATTGACCAATCACCTAAaatttaccataatttttggactaaaagctgctacttttttccctcatttcgaaTCCTGCAgctcatagtccagtgcggcttatttgttgatttattgaggTTAATAGCTAACgctttatttgatagtggcgtcaaaagactgtcataagaccgtcataattatgacctgaCACTATGATGGGCAAATTACTccgccaactccatttatgtacagctcggatcttttacatccattcaaaagtgagataatttgccgaataacattaaatgacatctgttctaACCATTAgttcagtcataattatgattgtcttatggcgccactgtcaaataaagtgtttccaaATACTAATACTactaataccataactagcaattaatgaaacaacttgaacactaactgaagaaataattagcacagaacatgagttttggttgttatttacatttatagcactgcaatgcatgctaggaggcatgttggacgacaacagtgttgacagcaggtggcagcagaggttgattgtctcccacaagggagtagtgatggccaaatgaaacttcttgaagcaatgaagctttgcagccaattggttctctAAACTTCATAGTGGTTCTTTTggccttatgacagtcatatgatgccactgtcgaataaagtgttaccggttaatatattttggtgtaaatatcccctaatacagtggggacagctgcggtttatagtccagtgcagcttatctatgaacaaatgtcattttcgtgtcaaatttggtgggtggcgtctaagaatcaggtgtgccttatagtccgaaaattacgggatGAAATCGGCCCATGGGTGTGCCACAGGGATCGATTCCAAGcccctcctttttttatttacttatttattttttaaaaacacatacATTAATGTCACAATGTCACAATTTTCGAGTGTGTCAAGACCTTTTCAGGCGGTCTAAATATATCCCTGACATTGGGCAGGTGCTGACGGTTGCGCCTCCGCAGGGTTTGTTGTAGCGTGGTCAAACGGCGCTCAACCGCCGCCGCTTGAGCTCGTGTCAGCGTGGACAGAAAGGCGGCGCTGTCTTCTTCCTGCCGAGAGTGACCAATTTACAACTTTAGTGCGATGTAATTTATGTGTATGTTGCATTAATACTGAGAAACGATTAGCTGATACCTGCTCCTGGTCAGCTGCAAGAGAACCGTCAAAAAGCCTCGCTAGCCCCGCCTCCATGAGCCATGCTTCCTCCTGCTCTccttctgaaaaaaaaagaaaattaaacttAAATTAACAGCATtatttcattggctgtcattgatggtgataagacgtccaatgcattttgactaggagcacTGGAAGCGGACATTCTCTCCCTTTAAAAAAAGCCCATGGAAAAAAAGCTAATCATGACATTTCACATAGTTGCATGTCTGAAAGATGACTAAATAATGTGGTAAGAGGAAGTAAGAACTTCTTTGCTCAAGGGAGCAATCAACCTCATAAATGTGCCCAAAAAGGACATGGACACAAACAAAAGCTCTAGTTAAGTATGTGTCCCACCGTCAGGAGGTTTCTGCTGCTCCTCTTCGTCATTTGCTCCCTCGTTTCCTCCCTTCTCTACAGAGCAACTGATGTTCTCAACCTCCTTCCAGTAGTCGTCCATCTCCAGCTCATCCAGGGAGTCCTGACAAAAAGTTCCAGAAtggttttaattaaaaccaTAATGTGGTTTATTATAAGTAGAGTCTACCTGTGAGTTGGAGCGCTGACATGGCGGCCGCCCTCGCAACCTGGTGTTAGGACTGTGTCTGGGGCTGGAGCCAGGATTGGAGCAGACAGAGGGCCTGGGACGCTGGCTTTCCACGCTGGGGGTGTCACCAGGAAGCGCATTGTGGTTCTGCTGGACGCTATAGTGGCCCGTCCTTCGGCTGTGAGACACAAATTAGGTCAAATTTTCTGATCTCTGGACCGAAAGTCACTTTTGAACCTTTTGTGGTTTGGGTTACACTTTGCACCTTGTTTAACAGCACAGTTATGGGAGGCGCCCCGTGACTAATGAAAGATTGCGGCCGCAAATTTGTTTTGCGGTCATGGCAGAAAGGGAGATAACCTCAATATG carries:
- the arhgap18 gene encoding rho GTPase-activating protein 18 isoform X4 — encoded protein: MVPRLAFYLHLSRRTGHYSVQQNHNALPGDTPSVESQRPRPSVCSNPGSSPRHSPNTRLRGRPPCQRSNSQDSLDELEMDDYWKEVENISCSVEKGGNEGANDEEEQQKPPDEGEQEEAWLMEAGLARLFDGSLAADQEQEEDSAAFLSTLTRAQAAAVERRLTTLQQTLRRRNRQHLPNVRDIFRPPEKNKEPCEVQELSESSPSDASSAEPETVMNVDVAFSEQALTYRDEKPRLTAQTTPNSPDDKLPNFRLLKDKTGQTRVGHLSPPDMKKVRRLALVEMTALFDTAGIDLKQQKAVKLKTKESGLFGVPLVTLLDQDQRRAAGTKVPFILQRLISHIEEEGLDTEGLLRISGAATRVKSLCQELESCFYDGTFPWQQLKQHDAANLLKLFIRELPHPLLTVEYLNAFISVNKLPTKKQQLQALNLLVLLLPEANRDSLKALMEFFQRVIEHQAKNKMTLNNVSVVMAPNIFMFKGCRSKVTEQQELSMATGTANIVRLLIRYQNLLWTIPKFILTQVRQQNMESQRKQNKERAMRKLLKKITTDKLPDKAVPEQENSQGFIRVHAPQFSKVSMALQLTEDLQAADVLTRFLSQNSSVAAKREDLCLYEIGGNIKERCLDGETFMKDLFQLNPAAEWVIKAAQ
- the arhgap18 gene encoding rho GTPase-activating protein 18 isoform X1; the encoded protein is MSRQQESQGVVLTGYHSNAELLPQPGLSVGCPTSLEHDPQAASRRTGHYSVQQNHNALPGDTPSVESQRPRPSVCSNPGSSPRHSPNTRLRGRPPCQRSNSQDSLDELEMDDYWKEVENISCSVEKGGNEGANDEEEQQKPPDEGEQEEAWLMEAGLARLFDGSLAADQEQEEDSAAFLSTLTRAQAAAVERRLTTLQQTLRRRNRQHLPNVRDIFRPPEKNKEPCEVQELSESSPSDASSAEPETVMNVDVAFSEQALTYRDEKPRLTAQTTPNSPDDKLPNFRLLKDKTGQTRVGHLSPPDMKKVRRLALVEMTALFDTAGIDLKQQKAVKLKTKESGLFGVPLVTLLDQDQRRAAGTKVPFILQRLISHIEEEGLDTEGLLRISGAATRVKSLCQELESCFYDGTFPWQQLKQHDAANLLKLFIRELPHPLLTVEYLNAFISVNKLPTKKQQLQALNLLVLLLPEANRDSLKALMEFFQRVIEHQAKNKMTLNNVSVVMAPNIFMFKGCRSKVTEQQELSMATGTANIVRLLIRYQNLLWTIPKFILTQVRQQNMESQRKQNKERAMRKLLKKITTDKLPDKAVPEQENSQGFIRVHAPQFSKVSMALQLTEDLQAADVLTRFLSQNSSVAAKREDLCLYEIGGNIKERCLDGETFMKDLFQLNPAAEWVIKAAQ
- the arhgap18 gene encoding rho GTPase-activating protein 18 isoform X2; protein product: MSRQQESQGVVLTGYHSNAELLPQPGLSVGCPTSLEHDPQAASRRTGHYSVQQNHNALPGDTPSVESQRPRPSVCSNPGSSPRHSPNTRLRGRPPCQRSNSQDSLDELEMDDYWKEVENISCSVEKGGNEGANDEEEQQKPPDEGEQEEAWLMEAGLARLFDGSLAADQEQEEDSAAFLSTLTRAQAAAVERRLTTLQQTLRRRNRQHLPNVRDIFRPPEKNKEPCEVQELSESSPSDASSAEPETVMNVDVAFSEQALTYRDEKPRLTAQTTPNSPDDKLPNFRLLKDKTGQTRVGHLSPPDMKKVRRLALVEMTALFDTAGIDLKQQKAVKLKTKESGLFGVPLVTLLDQDQRRAAGTKVPFILQRLISHIEEEGLDTEGLLRISGAATRVKSLCQELESCFYDGTFPWQQLKQHDAANLLKLFIRELPHPLLTVEYLNAFISVNKLPTKKQQLQALNLLVLLLPEANRDSLKALMEFFQRVIEHQAKNKMTLNNVSVVMAPNIFMFKGCRSKVTEQQELSMATGTANIVRLLIRYQNLLWTIPKFILTQVRQQNMESQRKQNKERAMRKLLKKITTDKLPDKAVPEENSQGFIRVHAPQFSKVSMALQLTEDLQAADVLTRFLSQNSSVAAKREDLCLYEIGGNIKERCLDGETFMKDLFQLNPAAEWVIKAAQ
- the arhgap18 gene encoding rho GTPase-activating protein 18 isoform X3, with the translated sequence MIEMTGGGRYIVWDQIRRTGHYSVQQNHNALPGDTPSVESQRPRPSVCSNPGSSPRHSPNTRLRGRPPCQRSNSQDSLDELEMDDYWKEVENISCSVEKGGNEGANDEEEQQKPPDEGEQEEAWLMEAGLARLFDGSLAADQEQEEDSAAFLSTLTRAQAAAVERRLTTLQQTLRRRNRQHLPNVRDIFRPPEKNKEPCEVQELSESSPSDASSAEPETVMNVDVAFSEQALTYRDEKPRLTAQTTPNSPDDKLPNFRLLKDKTGQTRVGHLSPPDMKKVRRLALVEMTALFDTAGIDLKQQKAVKLKTKESGLFGVPLVTLLDQDQRRAAGTKVPFILQRLISHIEEEGLDTEGLLRISGAATRVKSLCQELESCFYDGTFPWQQLKQHDAANLLKLFIRELPHPLLTVEYLNAFISVNKLPTKKQQLQALNLLVLLLPEANRDSLKALMEFFQRVIEHQAKNKMTLNNVSVVMAPNIFMFKGCRSKVTEQQELSMATGTANIVRLLIRYQNLLWTIPKFILTQVRQQNMESQRKQNKERAMRKLLKKITTDKLPDKAVPEQENSQGFIRVHAPQFSKVSMALQLTEDLQAADVLTRFLSQNSSVAAKREDLCLYEIGGNIKERCLDGETFMKDLFQLNPAAEWVIKAAQ